In one Culex quinquefasciatus strain JHB chromosome 2, VPISU_Cqui_1.0_pri_paternal, whole genome shotgun sequence genomic region, the following are encoded:
- the LOC6053924 gene encoding uncharacterized protein LOC6053924 produces the protein MVLVLELHGGDFSLDVPRQLQRQQKKQQVEDLSKACQLPVSSLSSTLRQESQHDSDLRQETQHDLADALFHQCGECNKMASLPQAAFAVHKLRKPQNEKNLAVARQSMDKQESPRFMRTLDLTPVKYSEKLMNSIWGLYNRYSPHNFKKNNGSDQQYFSMPQPFAVACAASEQKNSGAKNVDDPWK, from the exons ATGGTGCTGGTGCTAGAGCTGCACGGTGGTGACTTCAGTTTGGACGTGCCCAGACAGCTGCAGCGGCAGCAGAAGAAGCAGCAGGTTGAAGATTTGAGCAAGGCGTGCCAGCTTCCGGTGTCGTCGTTGTCATCGACCTTGCGACAAGAATCTCAACACGATTCGGATTTGCGGCAGGAAACTCAACACGATTTAGCCGACGCTCTTTTCCATCAGTGTGGAG AGTGCAACAAAATGGCTAGTCTGCCACAGGCCGCCTTCGCGGTGCACAAACTACGCAAGCCTCAAAATGAAAAGAATCTTGCCGTGGCTCGTCAAAGCATGGACAAACAGGAGTCACCACGTTTCATGAGGA CGCTGGACCTGACACCGGTCAAGTACAGCGAAAAGCTCATGAACAGCATCTGGGGCCTGTACAATCGCTATTCGCCGcacaacttcaagaagaacaaCGGATCCGACCAGCAGTACTTTAGCATGCCACAGCC ATTCGCTGTTGCATGCGCCGCTTCCGAGCAAAAGAACTCTGGAGCAAAGAACGTCGACGACCCGTGGAAGTGA